In a genomic window of Acropora muricata isolate sample 2 chromosome 2, ASM3666990v1, whole genome shotgun sequence:
- the LOC136906831 gene encoding uncharacterized protein: MKFLFVVVLLVCTNLFFSQRGNAITGPQGCETASKSEPTNIHVHCGAQEKGQKGEKGTPCDCGSPNAIKPSAHLEPLDLRDTTYKANQVIRDWSLNSSRTHLAGGMKYNNGEVTVPIFGRYYIYTQIYFRAIYNRILVMVNGKQVTLLNPMARLQGNMFTAGVYNLNAGDVVMLKAGPYGSTTVYMSMGHCYFGAYLI; encoded by the exons ATGAAGTTCCTTTTCGTCGTAGTTTTGCTGGTTTGCACCaacttgtttttttctcaaagggGAAATGCAATAACAGGACCGCAG GGTTGTGAAACTGCGAGCAAATCCGAGCCAACAAATATACATGTCCACTGCGGTGCCCAAGAGAAG GGccaaaaaggagagaaagggaCACCGTGCGACTGTGGATCACCG aatgcAATTAAGCCGTCCGCTCATTTAGAGCCGTTGGATTTGAGAGATACAACCTACAAAGCAAATCAAG TGATCCGAGACTGGTCCCTGAATTCTTCTCGTACTCACCTTGCTGGAGGTATGAAGTACAACAACGGCGAAGTAACCGTGCCTATTTTTGGGCGGTACTACATATACACACAGATCTACTTTCGCGCTATCTATAACAGGATATTAGTCATGGTAAATGGCAAACAAGTTACCCTGTTAAATCCAATGGCTCGTCTGCAGGGTAACATGTTCACCGCGGGCGTGTATAACCTGAATGCTGGGGACGTCGTAATGCTTAAAGCGGGCCCGTACGGGTCAACTACAGTGTACATGTCGATGGGTCACTGCTACTTCGGGGCCTACTTGATTTGA
- the LOC136893947 gene encoding luciferin 4-monooxygenase-like, producing the protein MEVGHDAVVIVMTSPAFSVNTPPVYREPSPFDDFIGFIMVFDASTGQSLGKGQRGEICIRGPTVMKSYLNNLRASELSIDQDGWLHTGDIGYYDDIEHLFIVDKLKDLIKFRGHHLSPSELETLLRSHPAIKDAVVVGVQDPEGGEVPMAYVVSKNDDELTEIEVMEYVDENAAPYKKLRGGVGFVSAIPTTTDGQALRAELAERQRNGKSRAVLRRRSSVVCNLKEDRKFSIKRFSVSQSRSY; encoded by the exons ATGGAAGTCGGCCATGATGCGGTAGTCATTGTGATGACGTCACCAGCTTTCAGTGTAAACACTCCACCTGTGTACAGGGAACCCTCGCCGTTTGATGATTTCATCGGATTTATCATG GTTTTCGACGCCTCAACTGGCCAGAGTCTCGGGAAGGGTCAGCGTGGAGAAATTTGTATTCGAGGACCCACAGTCATGAAAA GTTACTTAAACAACCTAAGAGCCTCAGAACTTTCAATCGACCAAGATGGATGGCTCCACACTGGAGATATAGGTTACTATGACGACATCGAGCATCTCTTCATTGTGGACAAACTGAAAGATCTCATCAAATTCAGAGGACATCAT CTCTCCCCGTCCGAGCTGGAAACTCTCCTCAGGTCCCACCCAGCCATTAAGGATGCAGTGGTTGTTGGGGTTCAAGACCCTGAGGGGGGTGAAGTACCAATGGCGTATGTCGTCAGCAAAAATGACGACGAACTCACGGAAATCGAAGTGATGGAATATGTGGACGAAAACGCTGCGCCTTATAAGAAGTTAAGGGGCGGTGTTGGGTTTGTATCAGCAATTCCTACAACAACGGATGGACAAGCCCTTCGGGCTGAGCTTGCAGAGAGGCAGAGAAATGGCAAGTCGAGGGCTGTGCTTCGAAGGAGGTCATCTGTAGTTTGCAATTTGAAAGAGGATAGGAAATTTTCCATAAAAAGGTTTAGTGTTAGCCAGAGCAGGAGTTATTAG